The Cottoperca gobio chromosome 15, fCotGob3.1, whole genome shotgun sequence genome segment ACTAGATGAGTTTCTATTAAACTACTTTAACATGACCacttttacaataatatattagtTTTGATCGTggttattgtttctttttaacaataattaatatacagtatagaaCTGCAGTAAACATAAACCAATTATAATGATATCCTCTCTTCTTTTATACTGTCATGCAGCCTTCTCTGCAAAATATGCCATCAGGAAATGAATCCACATATTTTACCGTTGTTGTGGCTGATGATTCGACCTTTCTCTGCTctagaagagaaacaaaaaagaaacctgTCACTGACTCTTACTGCTCAATGACAGTGATGTATATCAGTCCTCATTTCAAACTTAATATTTCAGAATAACCTCAAACACAAATCGTTCAAAGTGCAGTCCACAATATACTTACTATGTCTTTTGAAAATAAACCAGATGAACAAGGTCACCATTACAATGAAGATCACACTCAGGCGGATACCAAAACTCTTTAAATGATGCGAAGGACTGCAGcatgacattttaaacacacaatgattattaatgtaaaaaacagaacaaatattCTTAAATCTACACATATACTGCACAACTACTTTGACACAATCCTATAAGTTATGGCTAATAAGTTTTACAATATAACTTATCATCTAATGTCAGTACAAACACATGTAGAGATTCCCACAAGGACGGTTTTCTCTGTCACAAAATGGCACTAAAGCACtgcagcagaaataaataaataaaagcacacaatGCAAATGACAGACTTGTTTCAACAGTCCAACGATGTAGttgcaagaaaatgtaaaaatcttCTGACCTTTGCTGTTCACCCTGAACTGTGATAAGTGCTTGGTCTGCAGAAACAGGGTTGTGATTCACAGCGGAGGCTGATACGATGGTTAAACTTCTTGTTGCTGGAATTGTGAATAAAATTATGTGTGAATATGACTACTagaataaaatgacaataatgaaTGCTAACATCTTATCTAtattaaatcaaaacatttataaaataacttAAGGTGGTTAAACTTCTAGTCATTGCAGGTGTGGCTATAATTCCAAACAGGACAATGATTAGTCCAGTAATATGGCAGTGTGTATGCTTTATCTTTTAGGATACCaccaaaacatttgcaaatggttttatttgacataaattataatttatattaacttGTAGTACTTACTAGTGGTAGGTCTGTCAGTAACAGTTACATGCACTGGCATCTGGAAGTCATCTTTAACACATGAATACCAGCCGCTGCTCTCTGTCTTCAGTCCACTCATAGTCACAGTGAAAACACCTGGTCCACTCTCACTGATGGTCACTCCTGTTCCATCTATTGATCCAGACGACCCCGTAACACAGGACCTGCCCAGCTTGCACCATTTCATTACTCCAAAGTTACGATAGTAACAATTGATGTTTAtattacctcctttaaatcctGTAATCTCCTGACGGTCCACAGAGACAGTGGGTGTACCTTAATGGAGAACATCATTCAATGGACACTTGTGAGTAGCCTATGCTGCTGATGTTTCAAATATATCTTGCATATAGTTACATCTGGTAGATAGATGAGTTGAAAACATATCGAGGAAGTGAGAAGGATTAAGAAACAGTATTATCAAAATAACCAGTCTGTCGTAATAATGTAGAGAACTCCTCAGTGCTTTTCCTCTGAActgttaacatttttaaaatgatttgaaatTGTGCATAAAAGGTGCTTTAAGGACTCTTACCTCCGGTGGCTGGCAGTTGGAAATACTTTTTGTCCACAGCACACCAGTAATCAGTGTCCTTATTCGTCACATCTTTTATCGTCACCGTGAAGATTTTTTGGATTTTATCATCAGAGATTGAAAACTTTTCTGAGATACTTTGTGAATCAGTTCGGATTTCAGTAGAGCAAGAGGACCAATAATATCCTTTACGCAAGTACTTCacattgtttatgtatttagaGTCATAGAGACAGGGGATAGTGATCGAATCTCCAGCTTTCACTGACACTTTACTGACTGTAGTTATACTGTGACTTCctgcaacagaaacaaatacagcattttaaatgttataataataataataataataataataataataataataataataataataataataataataataatcttccTTCATGTTATCTGTTGTTTCACACATTTGGTCACTATAGCTttcataatatataaaatacaaaactagAGAATATTACAGTCTAACTGATATTATCATCTTCTGACACGACCATTAGAagcataaaatacaatatacacaattataaaatgattctTGTCACTGACCTGCGAGTCCAgtgaaaatgagaagaaagctGAGATGAACAGCCATGTCGGTGAGTGAGAAGACGAAACGACATGAACCAGCACACTGCAAGACTGATCGTCTGCTTCCTATTTTTCTAAATATGCAACAGTTCAAATCTGGGTGTAACGTACAGTGAatacaacatttcaaaacatgtccacaatgacaatgctaatatACTCATGTTTAACAGGGAAGGTTAACATGttcatcatcttagtttagcgtgtaagaatgctaacatttagcacaaaacacaaagcaaagtgaggctgatgggaatgctATTagctttttatgtatttgttcattaacaactattacatttttgatctgatgatggtgctggatgaaaagttaagggatcaccacATTTGTAGGGAtacattatctggacaccaggAACATCTTTGCCAATTCTTATGATAATCCATCCActcgctgttgtgattttgacaaAGGTGGTgcaccaacagacagacagactgacatttACATCCATATTGCCGTGCTGCTAGTGTGGCTAGAACATATTGGGAAAAAGCTTCACTCTGTATCCTAAAGTATGTGAGAAAAAGTGTGAGTCTGGGTTTGAATCTCTTCAAATTTACcgtgtgtacagtgtgttgtTCTACATGAAGCACAGAGCTGTATATCACGTCCACATCCCTCTTAGCATCGGACCGCTATGGAACAAAGACATGAAACAGATCAAATTAACAGTTGAACttattcctttttgttttgcttattgcAAATACATATGTGTATGATCAAATAATAAATGCTGTTTGAGTGTACTTGTGTCTTTTCTTGTACTTGTGTTGTGCAATACAAGTTATGGTTTAGGGCTACCTGGTCTGAAGTTCTTCTCATGGGTTTAACAGTGCTGTATGTTACTGCTTCTTCAGCCTGGTGAAGCTGCAAACCATCAACATGAAAActtttgttaaaataataataataatattaatatgaaacatttcctAAAAAATACTTCCTTTTTAAGGCAAACACGTGATCAGAGGAATCACCAAAGAGTGAAATGAAACTTTATTCTATAAAATAGTCCAAAGAAATGATTAATAATTTTTgcactaaaaagaaaagaaagaaaggttgaGGGACAAGAATTTTGAACGATCCCTTACATGGCTTGaagtctttctctttttcttaaCAGTGCTGTATGTTACTTCCTCTTTAGCCTGAGTTGaatgagcagaggagagaacatGAATCGCAAATATGAACAAAAAGCCatcattagtttatttattaaactgtTTCCTGGATTGATGATCACACATGTGCTCAACTGACTTTCTATCTGTCAATGCTTGCACTTATTGTCCTCttccaaaaaaacacaagaatgaTAAGTGTTAAATTAAGCAAATGGCCACGATAGTGCGTATTCTTTGTTGTAAAACATTGTGTTGGGAAATGAATCATCATATTTTACCGTTGTTGTGGCCGGCGGATCTATTTTGTTCTGCTCTAAAAGTGAAGCAATAAAAACTCCTTTCAGTGTCGATGGAGCTCAATGACAATAAGGCACAATAGTTTACATTTATGGtgaatgtattaataaataacacttttgGCATGAATTGGATTCATCATTATTCAGCGTGGACTTACTGTGTCTTTTGAACATAAGGCAGATGAACAAGGTCACCAGTACAATGACGACCAGCAAACTCAAAGTGATGATGAAAGAAATCACACGGCTgcagaaatgaataaataaaagcacacaatGCAAATGACAGACTTGTTTCAACAGTCCAAAGATGTAGttgcaagaaaatgtaaaaatcttCTGACCTTTGCTGTTCACCCTGAACTGTGATAAGTGCTTGGTCTGCAGAAACAGGGTTGTGATTCACAGTGGAGGC includes the following:
- the LOC115019861 gene encoding uncharacterized protein LOC115019861 isoform X2, with product MTRSLTTLNQALITVQGEQQSRVISFIITLSLLVVIVLVTLFICLMFKRHKQNKIDPPATTTAKEEVTYSTVKKKRKTSSHLHQAEEAVTYSTVKPMRRTSDQRDVDVIYSSVLHVEQHTVHTVNLKRFKPRLTLFLTYFRIQSEAFSQYVLATLAARQYGCKCQSVCLLVHHLCQNHNSEWMDYHKNWQRCSWCPDNVSLQMW
- the LOC115019859 gene encoding uncharacterized protein LOC115019859 isoform X3, which codes for MAVHLSFLLIFTGLAGSHSITTVSKVSVKAGDSITIPCLYDSKYINNVKYLRKGYYWSSCSTEIRTDSQSISEKFSISDDKIQKIFTVTIKDVTNKDTDYWCAVDKKYFQLPATGGTPTVSVDRQEITGFKGGNININCYYRNFGVMKWCKLGRSCVTGSSGSIDGTGVTISESGPGVFTVTMSGLKTESSGWYSCVKDDFQMPVHVTVTDRPTTTTPAMTRSLTTLNQALITVQGEQQSPSHHLKSFGIRLSVIFIVMVTLFIWFIFKRHKQRKVESSATTTAEGEVRYMRNTSGEPEVSCGE
- the LOC115019859 gene encoding uncharacterized protein LOC115019859 isoform X4, producing the protein MAVHLSFLLIFTGLAGSHSITTVSKVSVKAGDSITIPCLYDSKYINNVKYLRKGYYWSSCSTEIRTDSQSISEKFSISDDKIQKIFTVTIKDVTNKDTDYWCAVDKKYFQLPATGGTPTVSVDRQEITGFKGGNININCYYRNFGVMKWCKLGRSCVTGSSGSIDGTGVTISESGPGVFTVTMSGLKTESSGWYSCVKDDFQMPVHVTVTDRPTTTTPAMTRSLTTLTTRSLTIVSASAVNHNPVSADQALITVQGEQQRAEKGRIISHNNGKICGFIS
- the LOC115019859 gene encoding uncharacterized protein LOC115019859 isoform X5; this encodes MAVHLSFLLIFTGLAGSHSITTVSKVSVKAGDSITIPCLYDSKYINNVKYLRKGYYWSSCSTEIRTDSQSISEKFSISDDKIQKIFTVTIKDVTNKDTDYWCAVDKKYFQLPATGGTPTVSVDRQEITGFKGGNININCYYRNFGVMKWCKLGRSCVTGSSGSIDGTGVTISESGPGVFTVTMSGLKTESSGWYSCVKDDFQMPVHVTVTDRPTTTTRSLTIVSASAVNHNPVSADQALITVQGEQQRAEKGRIISHNNGKICGFIS
- the LOC115019859 gene encoding uncharacterized protein LOC115019859 isoform X2, with amino-acid sequence MAVHLSFLLIFTGLAGSHSITTVSKVSVKAGDSITIPCLYDSKYINNVKYLRKGYYWSSCSTEIRTDSQSISEKFSISDDKIQKIFTVTIKDVTNKDTDYWCAVDKKYFQLPATGGTPTVSVDRQEITGFKGGNININCYYRNFGVMKWCKLGRSCVTGSSGSIDGTGVTISESGPGVFTVTMSGLKTESSGWYSCVKDDFQMPVHVTVTDRPTTTTRSLTIVSASAVNHNPVSADQALITVQGEQQSPSHHLKSFGIRLSVIFIVMVTLFIWFIFKRHKQRKVESSATTTAEGEVRYMRNTSGEPEVSCGE
- the LOC115019861 gene encoding uncharacterized protein LOC115019861 isoform X1, with the translated sequence MTRSLTTLNQALITVQGEQQSRVISFIITLSLLVVIVLVTLFICLMFKRHKQNKIDPPATTTAKEEVTYSTVKKKRKTSSHLHQAEEAVTYSTVKPMRRTSDQRSDAKRDVDVIYSSVLHVEQHTVHTVNLKRFKPRLTLFLTYFRIQSEAFSQYVLATLAARQYGCKCQSVCLLVHHLCQNHNSEWMDYHKNWQRCSWCPDNVSLQMW
- the LOC115019859 gene encoding uncharacterized protein LOC115019859 isoform X1; its protein translation is MAVHLSFLLIFTGLAGSHSITTVSKVSVKAGDSITIPCLYDSKYINNVKYLRKGYYWSSCSTEIRTDSQSISEKFSISDDKIQKIFTVTIKDVTNKDTDYWCAVDKKYFQLPATGGTPTVSVDRQEITGFKGGNININCYYRNFGVMKWCKLGRSCVTGSSGSIDGTGVTISESGPGVFTVTMSGLKTESSGWYSCVKDDFQMPVHVTVTDRPTTTTPAMTRSLTTLTTRSLTIVSASAVNHNPVSADQALITVQGEQQSPSHHLKSFGIRLSVIFIVMVTLFIWFIFKRHKQRKVESSATTTAEGEVRYMRNTSGEPEVSCGE